Proteins found in one Gammaproteobacteria bacterium genomic segment:
- a CDS encoding iron ABC transporter permease, protein MASSMLFPRITLPLRRNFSVGWFFTITIITLVVISPLIVVLQFNLHPHTDTWQHLTDYVLTEYITNSLLLALGVAIGTFIIGVPAAWLCALYSFPGKRILEVLLLLPLAIPAYIAAYTYTGILDFSGPVQSYIRETFDWGYGEYWFPEIRSLGGAIAMFSFALYPYVFLLTRSTLITQSSSIIDAARSLGANNIERLFSIIIPLARPAIAAGVTLALMETLADYGTVQYFGVDTFTTGIFRTWFGFGEAVTAAQLSSILMVTVFALFLLEQRQRKRIRYHNPSNATHKGREIPLHGSHAIFAIIACILPSLFGFIIPVLQLSDWAIDTASTMVDQQFWSLAFNSFFLAACAALATLVIATILAYGKRTSKNFLLNSLINLSAMGYAVPGTIIAVGTLIIFSTMDSWLIEFLDHQFDIKAELIFTGTIFALVFAHTVRFLSLGLQTVGASLSKINHSIDEASQLLGSNLYTTLRSIHLPLIRSGLLTAALLVFVEVMKELPATLIMRPFNFNTLAVRTYELASDERLADASTAALAIVLTGIIPVILLNISIKANAR, encoded by the coding sequence ATGGCTAGCAGCATGTTATTTCCGCGCATCACTTTACCTCTGCGAAGGAATTTTTCTGTTGGGTGGTTTTTCACTATAACAATTATCACTTTAGTTGTTATTTCTCCACTGATTGTTGTTTTACAGTTCAATCTTCACCCGCATACTGACACTTGGCAACATCTCACTGATTATGTCTTAACTGAATATATTACCAATTCATTATTGTTAGCCTTAGGTGTTGCAATCGGCACATTCATAATTGGTGTACCTGCAGCATGGTTATGCGCACTTTATTCTTTCCCCGGTAAGCGCATTTTAGAAGTTCTACTTTTATTACCTCTTGCGATACCTGCATATATAGCTGCTTACACATACACAGGAATATTGGATTTCAGCGGGCCCGTACAATCTTATATTCGCGAAACATTTGATTGGGGTTATGGAGAATATTGGTTTCCTGAAATTCGTTCATTGGGTGGTGCAATCGCCATGTTTTCTTTTGCACTCTACCCTTATGTATTTTTATTAACTCGTTCAACGCTCATCACCCAATCATCAAGTATTATTGATGCTGCTCGCTCCTTAGGTGCTAACAATATTGAAAGATTATTTAGCATCATTATTCCTTTAGCGCGCCCTGCCATTGCTGCTGGAGTCACACTAGCATTAATGGAGACATTGGCAGACTATGGAACAGTGCAATATTTTGGTGTTGATACATTCACTACAGGAATTTTTCGCACCTGGTTTGGTTTCGGCGAAGCTGTTACCGCAGCACAATTATCAAGCATCTTAATGGTTACTGTATTTGCACTATTCTTACTTGAACAACGTCAACGCAAAAGAATTCGTTATCACAATCCAAGTAACGCCACCCATAAAGGCCGAGAAATTCCATTACACGGAAGCCATGCTATTTTCGCAATTATTGCCTGCATACTTCCATCTCTATTTGGATTTATAATTCCTGTTTTACAACTAAGTGATTGGGCAATTGACACAGCAAGCACAATGGTTGATCAACAGTTTTGGTCATTAGCATTTAATAGCTTCTTCTTGGCAGCATGTGCTGCGCTTGCCACCCTCGTGATCGCAACCATCTTGGCTTATGGAAAACGAACCAGCAAAAACTTTTTACTAAACAGCTTAATTAACCTTAGTGCTATGGGTTACGCGGTTCCAGGTACCATCATTGCTGTTGGAACACTGATTATATTCAGCACCATGGATAGCTGGTTAATTGAATTTCTTGATCATCAATTTGATATTAAGGCAGAACTTATTTTTACTGGCACTATTTTCGCACTTGTATTTGCTCACACTGTTCGCTTTTTATCTTTAGGATTACAAACAGTCGGAGCTAGCTTATCTAAAATCAATCATTCAATTGATGAAGCTTCTCAGCTACTAGGCAGCAATCTTTACACAACATTACGCAGCATTCACTTACCACTAATACGTAGCGGGTTACTTACAGCTGCACTACTCGTGTTTGTTGAAGTTATGAAAGAATTACCTGCTACTTTGATTATGCGACCATTTAACTTCAACACACTAGCAGTACGCACATATGAACTTGCATCTGACGAGCGTTTAGCCGATGCTTCGACGGCTGCATTAGCCATAGTGCTAACAGGCATCATCCCAGTGATTCTTTTAAATATCTCCATAAAAGCCAATGCTAGATAA
- a CDS encoding ABC transporter ATP-binding protein, translating into MLDKPLLDVRNVSASHMQLDILEHANLQVMAHDIVCLLGPSGCGKTTLLRSIAGLHNIDHGSIEVENQIISTAQSSMAPETRNIGMMFQDLALFPHLSIFDNIAYGIRKLQKTYINQQVKYVLDLVEIGEKHHYKYPHELSGGQQQRVALARALAPKPAILLLDEPFSSLDPDLREQLATQVRDILKHEKMTAVLVTHDQHEAFAVADWVGVMEHGKIVQFDTPYNIYHEPVSRFVADFVGLGNLIPATILGDSRIETVFGVLNGSIDAKFKKGEVVDLLVRPDDIPHDDTSSVTAIVEGKRFLGAEFLYTLRLPNGHSVLCYAPSHHDHEIGKPLGIGLDLEHLVLFPR; encoded by the coding sequence ATGCTAGATAAACCATTACTTGATGTGAGAAATGTCTCTGCTTCACATATGCAGCTAGATATTCTTGAACATGCCAACCTACAAGTTATGGCACACGATATCGTTTGCTTACTTGGCCCTAGTGGCTGTGGGAAAACGACTCTACTTAGATCCATCGCAGGGCTACATAATATAGACCATGGCAGCATTGAAGTTGAGAACCAAATAATCAGTACAGCGCAAAGTTCAATGGCGCCTGAGACACGCAACATTGGCATGATGTTTCAAGATCTTGCTCTATTCCCTCATCTTAGTATTTTCGACAATATTGCTTACGGAATTCGCAAGTTGCAAAAAACTTATATCAATCAACAAGTAAAATATGTATTAGATTTAGTTGAGATTGGCGAGAAGCATCATTACAAATACCCACATGAGTTATCAGGCGGGCAACAACAACGCGTTGCATTAGCAAGAGCACTTGCGCCTAAACCCGCAATTTTGTTACTCGATGAACCATTTTCTAGTTTGGACCCAGACTTAAGAGAACAACTTGCAACACAAGTCCGAGACATTTTAAAGCATGAAAAAATGACAGCAGTGCTAGTCACTCATGACCAGCATGAAGCCTTTGCGGTTGCAGACTGGGTAGGAGTAATGGAACACGGAAAAATTGTTCAATTCGATACACCTTATAATATTTATCATGAACCTGTTTCTCGATTTGTTGCTGACTTTGTAGGACTTGGTAATTTAATCCCCGCCACAATTTTAGGCGACAGTCGCATTGAAACTGTTTTTGGTGTACTAAATGGCTCTATCGACGCAAAATTTAAGAAAGGCGAAGTTGTAGATTTACTAGTTCGCCCAGATGATATTCCTCATGATGACACTAGTAGCGTTACCGCTATTGTTGAGGGGAAACGCTTCTTAGGCGCAGAGTTTCTTTACACTTTACGACTGCCCAACGGACATAGCGTACTGTGTTACGCCCCTAGTCACCATGACCACGAAATTGGAAAACCTCTTGGAATCGGGCTAGATCTAGAACATCTGGTACTATTTCCTCGATAA
- a CDS encoding PA2779 family protein: MSPLTHKCRHRLAITFITASILFCHAQAGMIGTETINSTHLAEANKQYVHTALLRDDVKQALLAHGVNPQHVQQRIDQLTDQEIQQLANQFDQLPAASGVGLVLFATGPIVFMLELMGFTDLTTTF; this comes from the coding sequence ATGAGCCCTTTAACACACAAATGCCGGCATCGATTGGCAATAACATTTATAACTGCAAGTATACTGTTTTGTCATGCTCAAGCCGGCATGATTGGTACCGAAACAATCAATTCAACGCATCTCGCAGAAGCAAACAAGCAATACGTTCATACAGCTCTACTTCGTGATGACGTTAAACAAGCCTTACTTGCTCACGGCGTAAACCCCCAACACGTGCAACAACGCATTGATCAATTGACAGATCAAGAAATTCAACAACTAGCCAATCAATTTGACCAACTACCTGCTGCTAGTGGTGTCGGTCTTGTTCTGTTTGCCACAGGTCCCATTGTGTTCATGCTTGAGCTCATGGGCTTTACTGATTTAACTACTACATTTTAG
- a CDS encoding PA2778 family cysteine peptidase produces MIAVADRIIPKQPQDLPTDIRLDVPFIEQTDNLCGPSSLAMVANYYGQNITANDVASLMYIPNKKGSLQIEMQAAARSLGLVAYSMHMDLASLRAEINAERPVIVLQNLAFSVYPIWHYSVVTGRDPNNDYLLLHSGRHKYYRSSWTTFENTWRRGKYWALIAAPIGDIPSSVTEIEAVKAALDLEKVGQLRGAQLTYAAIIERWPENFTAQVGLANTHMQLQEPLAASEAYKQALQLNTQSAEALNNFAYSAFDLGCEITALEAANCAIRLDQANHKELSDTLNELKNKSAIPSNHANCPQIRCNDLSIAANNR; encoded by the coding sequence GTGATTGCTGTCGCTGACCGTATTATCCCTAAACAACCTCAAGACCTTCCCACAGATATTCGTCTTGATGTCCCTTTTATAGAGCAAACCGATAATTTATGTGGGCCATCGTCACTGGCTATGGTAGCCAATTATTATGGCCAAAACATAACTGCCAACGATGTTGCTAGTTTAATGTACATACCAAATAAAAAAGGTAGCCTACAAATAGAAATGCAAGCTGCTGCACGCAGTCTTGGTTTAGTTGCTTATAGTATGCATATGGATTTGGCTTCTTTGCGCGCTGAGATTAACGCCGAACGTCCTGTGATCGTTTTACAAAATTTAGCTTTCAGCGTCTACCCTATTTGGCACTACTCAGTTGTAACAGGGAGAGACCCCAACAATGATTATTTGTTGCTACATAGTGGGCGGCACAAGTATTACCGAAGCTCATGGACAACATTTGAAAATACTTGGCGACGCGGGAAATATTGGGCATTAATTGCAGCACCTATAGGTGATATCCCTAGTAGCGTTACTGAAATTGAAGCCGTAAAAGCTGCACTTGATTTAGAAAAGGTAGGTCAATTACGCGGAGCACAATTAACTTATGCAGCCATTATTGAACGCTGGCCAGAAAATTTCACCGCCCAAGTTGGTTTAGCAAATACTCACATGCAATTACAAGAGCCTTTGGCAGCCAGCGAGGCATATAAACAAGCACTACAACTCAATACCCAATCTGCAGAAGCATTAAATAACTTCGCTTATAGCGCTTTTGATCTGGGTTGTGAAATTACCGCTTTAGAAGCAGCAAACTGTGCTATTAGACTCGATCAAGCTAATCACAAAGAACTATCTGATACCTTAAATGAATTAAAAAACAAATCCGCGATTCCAAGTAATCATGCGAATTGTCCACAGATTCGCTGCAACGATCTCTCCATTGCAGCAAACAATCGTTAA
- a CDS encoding inorganic pyrophosphatase: protein MSSSFNRWRPHPWHGIDVGPQAPKVVHAYIESTPFNHIKYEVDKQTGYLRVDRPHRTSSLPPTLYGFIPQTYCGNRVGTLMDGATQGDDDPLDICVVSDRPIDRAELILNARVVGGLPMLDGGEADDKIIAVLEKDHVWSNVNDISELPQSIVERLIHYFSTYKSLPSEDPKVHVGVAYGREHAEKVIQLSIDDYQDKFSTLATS from the coding sequence ATGTCATCTTCATTCAATCGCTGGCGCCCACATCCTTGGCATGGAATAGATGTTGGCCCACAAGCACCCAAAGTTGTTCATGCCTATATTGAAAGTACTCCTTTCAATCACATTAAGTATGAAGTTGACAAACAAACTGGTTACTTAAGAGTTGATCGACCTCATCGAACTTCTTCGCTACCTCCAACACTTTACGGATTCATCCCTCAAACATACTGCGGCAATCGTGTTGGCACACTCATGGATGGGGCAACTCAAGGCGACGATGACCCGTTAGATATTTGTGTTGTTAGTGATAGGCCGATTGACCGTGCAGAGTTAATTCTAAATGCGCGTGTTGTCGGCGGACTACCTATGCTCGATGGTGGGGAAGCAGATGATAAAATTATCGCAGTACTAGAGAAAGACCACGTATGGTCAAACGTCAATGATATTTCTGAACTCCCTCAATCTATCGTCGAGCGCTTAATACATTACTTCAGCACCTACAAATCTCTTCCCAGCGAAGATCCAAAAGTACATGTGGGTGTGGCTTATGGCCGCGAACATGCAGAAAAGGTTATTCAATTATCAATAGATGATTATCAAGATAAATTTTCGACACTTGCTACCAGTTAA
- a CDS encoding DNA polymerase IV: MTNVHWERAIVFIDMDAFFASIEQSDHPELLGKPIGITNGVMGTCFITSSYEARKYGVRTGMRIKQAQELCPSVIQVPARPYRYAEVSTNIMSALQMVTPDVEVFSVDEAFLDVTRCQKIYSSPTEAGKLAKQVVYDSSGITCSVGVSGDKTTAKHAAKKDKPNGLFAVPPWQSREYLSDVPVTELSGIAKGIGGFLNDRGVYVCGEMKYLPIGELAGRFGNLGRRIWYMAQGLDPDPIRQSVAAPKSIGHGKVMPPNTKNLTTIRMYFHHMAEKVAARLRKHEFEARYYFIGVLTDQGWLAKKMQTAMPTSDSQQIKKLVNIFLRNSWDKQGCFQVQITALDPKDQGHQLSLFGERDIRREQINLAMDKINQRYGEFTLAPANLLNRSEMPNVIAPAWKPFGHRKTV; the protein is encoded by the coding sequence ATGACTAATGTGCATTGGGAGCGTGCCATTGTATTTATTGATATGGATGCTTTCTTTGCCAGCATTGAACAATCCGATCACCCAGAGTTGCTCGGTAAACCCATAGGAATTACTAATGGAGTAATGGGGACTTGTTTCATCACTAGCTCTTACGAAGCAAGAAAATATGGCGTCAGAACAGGAATGCGAATTAAACAGGCGCAAGAACTCTGTCCTAGTGTTATTCAGGTGCCAGCCAGGCCTTATCGGTATGCAGAAGTATCGACTAATATAATGTCCGCTTTGCAAATGGTCACACCCGATGTAGAAGTGTTTTCTGTTGATGAGGCTTTTCTCGATGTGACACGCTGTCAAAAAATTTATAGTAGCCCAACTGAAGCTGGTAAGTTAGCTAAACAAGTTGTCTATGATAGCAGTGGTATTACCTGCAGTGTTGGTGTTAGTGGCGATAAAACCACAGCAAAGCACGCTGCAAAGAAAGATAAGCCAAATGGTCTGTTTGCAGTGCCTCCCTGGCAGTCTAGAGAATATCTAAGTGATGTGCCTGTGACGGAGTTGAGTGGAATTGCTAAAGGGATTGGGGGCTTTTTAAATGATCGTGGTGTGTATGTCTGTGGGGAGATGAAATATCTTCCCATCGGTGAGTTGGCAGGGCGCTTTGGAAATCTAGGTCGACGTATTTGGTATATGGCGCAGGGATTAGATCCTGATCCTATTCGACAAAGTGTGGCAGCACCTAAATCAATTGGTCATGGAAAAGTGATGCCGCCAAATACAAAGAATTTAACAACAATAAGAATGTATTTTCATCATATGGCTGAAAAGGTGGCAGCAAGATTACGTAAGCATGAATTTGAAGCACGTTATTATTTTATTGGTGTTTTGACTGATCAAGGATGGCTAGCAAAAAAAATGCAGACTGCAATGCCAACCAGCGATAGTCAGCAAATAAAAAAACTAGTCAATATTTTTTTGCGCAATTCTTGGGATAAACAAGGGTGCTTCCAAGTGCAAATAACAGCATTGGATCCAAAAGACCAGGGGCATCAGCTTTCTCTTTTTGGCGAAAGAGATATTAGGCGTGAACAGATTAATTTGGCGATGGATAAAATTAATCAGCGTTATGGAGAGTTCACGCTGGCGCCAGCTAATTTGTTAAATCGTTCTGAGATGCCAAATGTGATTGCGCCTGCATGGAAGCCTTTTGGGCATCGTAAAACAGTCTGA
- the lexA gene encoding transcriptional repressor LexA, which yields MLTEREQDTFSFITSYYTKERKAPLLTEIAQGLGIQSKGVVHRYVSALEDKGYIVRNPKTRGIELLDHPDVDELPVLGRIAAGKPIEAIEDKKLVNFAHLLGGHNRYVLQVKGHSMIEEGIRNGDLVVIEHASTARSNQIVVALIDNENATLKRIQFPKKDIVRLVPANKAMQAKEYPAHQVTIQGVLVGQVRMYD from the coding sequence ATGCTAACCGAACGAGAACAAGATACTTTTAGCTTTATAACAAGCTATTACACAAAAGAGCGTAAAGCTCCATTGCTGACTGAGATTGCACAAGGTTTGGGTATTCAGTCTAAAGGGGTGGTGCACCGTTATGTGTCTGCCTTAGAAGATAAGGGGTATATCGTGCGTAATCCTAAAACGCGCGGGATCGAGTTATTAGATCACCCCGATGTTGATGAGTTGCCAGTTTTAGGACGTATCGCTGCGGGTAAGCCAATTGAGGCTATTGAGGATAAAAAGTTAGTTAATTTTGCACATTTGTTAGGTGGGCATAATCGTTATGTGTTGCAAGTGAAAGGTCATTCTATGATTGAAGAGGGAATACGCAATGGTGATCTAGTTGTGATTGAGCATGCAAGCACGGCGCGTAGTAATCAAATTGTAGTGGCACTAATTGATAATGAAAATGCCACGCTTAAGCGCATTCAATTTCCTAAAAAAGATATTGTTCGATTGGTGCCGGCAAATAAAGCAATGCAAGCAAAAGAATATCCTGCACATCAAGTGACGATACAAGGTGTGTTGGTTGGCCAAGTGAGGATGTATGACTAA
- the ppk2 gene encoding polyphosphate kinase 2, with product MVSQHPSPNKIKKLSNKLYEKELLRLQIELIKLQEWVKYSGAKVAVLFEGRDAAGKGGVIKRITQHLNPRVCHIIALGTPTEREKGQWYFQRYAAQLPSAGEIMLFDRSWYNRAGVERVMGFCDDHEYHTFLKDTPIFEQMLIDSGIILRKYWFSVSDEQQEKRFQERLNNPTKHWKLSPMDLEARDKWAEYSMAKDAMFTHTDTPISPWYVIQADNKKRARLNCISHLLNSIPYEDLTPKKIILPPRKIKSGYKRPPMEKQNIVNLGY from the coding sequence ATGGTCAGCCAACACCCTTCTCCAAATAAAATCAAAAAACTGAGTAATAAGCTCTATGAAAAAGAGTTGTTAAGATTACAAATTGAACTCATCAAGCTACAAGAATGGGTCAAATATAGCGGAGCAAAAGTTGCTGTTTTGTTTGAAGGACGTGATGCAGCAGGGAAAGGCGGTGTTATCAAGCGCATCACTCAACATCTAAACCCGCGTGTATGCCACATTATCGCACTCGGCACGCCCACCGAACGTGAAAAAGGTCAGTGGTACTTCCAACGCTATGCAGCACAACTTCCTTCCGCAGGTGAAATCATGCTTTTCGATAGAAGTTGGTATAACCGCGCCGGAGTCGAACGCGTGATGGGCTTTTGTGATGACCATGAGTATCACACTTTTCTGAAAGACACACCAATCTTTGAACAGATGCTGATTGATTCAGGAATTATCTTAAGAAAATATTGGTTTTCAGTCAGTGACGAGCAACAAGAAAAACGCTTTCAAGAGCGCCTCAACAATCCGACAAAACATTGGAAACTTAGCCCGATGGATTTAGAAGCACGCGACAAATGGGCTGAATACTCGATGGCAAAAGATGCCATGTTTACTCATACTGATACACCTATATCGCCTTGGTATGTTATACAAGCAGACAACAAGAAGCGTGCTCGATTAAATTGCATCAGCCATTTACTAAACTCAATTCCTTATGAAGATCTAACCCCTAAAAAGATAATATTACCACCACGAAAAATTAAGTCAGGATACAAGCGCCCGCCCATGGAAAAACAAAATATTGTGAATTTGGGTTATTAG
- the ilvD gene encoding dihydroxy-acid dehydratase — translation MTKKLRPHSSIVVDGTERAPSRAMLRAVGFKDDDFKKPQIGIASTWSMVTPCNMHINTLADKAAAGADAAGGKGVIFNTITISDGISMGSEGMKYSLVSREVIADSIETVTGCEGFDGVVAIGGCDKNMPGCLIALARLNRPAVFVYGGTIMPGNYKGTKIDVVSVFEAVGQHAKRQLNNKELKEVESTAIPGPGSCGGMYTANTMASAIEALGMSLPGSSAQAAISKSKETDCRNAGKAVLDLLKKNILPSDIMTRQAFLNSIAVITALGGSTNAVLHLLAMAHSTNVKLSIDDFTRIGKKVPVLADLRPSGKYMMSELIAIGGIQPLMKMLLEAGLINGDCMTVTGKTLKQNLKDVKSYPKRQKIIRPLDNPIKKDSHLVILYGNLAPEGAVAKISGKEGLSFTGKAKVFASEEAALKKILDGGIKAGDVIVIRYEGPIGGPGMREMLSPTSAIMGKGLGKDVALITDGRFSGGSHGFVVGHITPEAAVGGPLALVKNGDQITIDAKKREMTLHVAKSELTKRKRAWKAPKSKYNRGVLAKYAKQVSSASNGAVTD, via the coding sequence ATGACTAAAAAACTCAGACCTCATTCTTCAATTGTTGTTGACGGCACCGAACGTGCTCCAAGCCGTGCAATGTTACGCGCAGTCGGTTTCAAGGATGATGACTTTAAAAAACCCCAAATAGGCATCGCATCCACTTGGAGTATGGTGACGCCATGCAATATGCATATCAATACGCTTGCAGACAAAGCCGCGGCAGGTGCAGATGCGGCAGGTGGCAAAGGCGTCATTTTTAACACTATTACTATTTCCGATGGCATCTCGATGGGTTCTGAAGGTATGAAATACTCTCTTGTGTCAAGAGAAGTGATTGCAGACTCAATTGAAACAGTGACGGGTTGTGAAGGATTTGACGGTGTAGTCGCAATAGGTGGTTGCGATAAAAATATGCCGGGCTGTTTAATTGCGTTAGCAAGACTTAATCGACCTGCCGTTTTTGTTTATGGTGGCACGATTATGCCGGGCAATTACAAAGGCACTAAGATAGATGTCGTCTCTGTATTTGAAGCTGTTGGGCAACATGCTAAACGGCAACTTAATAACAAAGAATTAAAAGAGGTCGAGTCGACTGCGATTCCGGGGCCAGGTTCATGCGGGGGAATGTACACTGCTAATACGATGGCATCAGCTATCGAAGCATTGGGCATGAGCTTGCCTGGTAGTTCTGCACAAGCCGCAATTTCAAAATCAAAAGAAACTGATTGTCGTAATGCCGGTAAAGCCGTTTTAGACCTGCTAAAAAAGAATATTCTCCCAAGCGACATTATGACTCGCCAAGCATTTTTAAATTCAATTGCTGTAATTACTGCACTTGGCGGCTCAACCAATGCTGTTTTGCACTTACTTGCTATGGCACATTCAACTAACGTGAAACTATCCATTGATGACTTCACGCGCATTGGTAAGAAAGTGCCCGTACTTGCAGACTTGCGACCAAGTGGCAAATATATGATGTCTGAATTAATTGCCATTGGCGGCATTCAGCCATTGATGAAAATGCTGCTTGAAGCAGGGTTGATTAATGGTGATTGCATGACTGTCACAGGTAAAACTCTTAAACAAAATCTGAAAGACGTCAAATCTTATCCTAAGCGCCAGAAAATAATACGCCCGCTGGATAATCCTATTAAGAAAGATAGCCATCTAGTAATCCTTTACGGAAACTTAGCACCTGAAGGTGCAGTGGCTAAAATTTCTGGCAAAGAAGGTCTATCTTTTACTGGGAAAGCAAAAGTGTTTGCGTCTGAAGAAGCAGCACTGAAGAAAATTCTCGATGGCGGCATCAAAGCAGGCGACGTGATCGTAATTCGTTATGAAGGCCCTATCGGTGGTCCAGGAATGCGTGAAATGCTATCGCCAACCTCCGCCATTATGGGCAAAGGATTAGGCAAAGATGTTGCACTAATTACTGATGGCAGATTTTCTGGTGGCAGCCATGGATTCGTTGTTGGGCACATTACTCCTGAAGCGGCAGTTGGTGGACCATTGGCGCTAGTGAAGAATGGAGACCAAATTACAATTGATGCTAAAAAACGCGAAATGACGCTACATGTGGCGAAAAGTGAACTTACTAAACGCAAACGCGCTTGGAAAGCACCTAAGTCCAAGTACAACCGTGGTGTATTGGCAAAATATGCAAAACAAGTCAGTTCCGCGTCAAATGGGGCTGTTACAGATTAA
- a CDS encoding 5-formyltetrahydrofolate cyclo-ligase, with translation MALTPEELEAIMERKNKMRREAYDRRNAQENKDEVSAKAVANFMALPEYQKAHTIMWYIDCRSECRTKPELLAEVAKGEKKIIVPYCTEDENGDNKLGLWWMESLEEMVVGKWDILEPPKEMWGNPAKEVQAEDLDLVMVPGVGFDRNGGRMGNGQGYYDRLLEKVRPESPLIALGYESQLFDNVLVAPHDVYMDKVVTEDAVYEGKGRD, from the coding sequence ATGGCACTGACACCAGAAGAATTAGAAGCAATCATGGAACGCAAAAATAAGATGCGTCGTGAAGCTTATGACCGTCGTAATGCGCAAGAGAACAAAGATGAAGTCAGCGCTAAAGCTGTCGCGAATTTTATGGCTCTTCCTGAGTACCAAAAAGCACACACTATTATGTGGTACATCGATTGCCGTTCAGAGTGCCGCACTAAGCCAGAATTATTAGCTGAAGTCGCTAAAGGCGAAAAGAAAATCATCGTTCCTTACTGCACAGAAGACGAAAATGGCGACAACAAACTTGGCTTGTGGTGGATGGAAAGCTTAGAAGAAATGGTTGTTGGTAAGTGGGACATCCTTGAGCCGCCAAAAGAAATGTGGGGAAATCCTGCTAAAGAAGTTCAGGCAGAAGATTTAGATCTAGTCATGGTTCCAGGCGTTGGTTTTGATCGCAACGGTGGCCGCATGGGTAATGGTCAAGGTTACTATGATCGACTCTTAGAAAAAGTACGTCCAGAGTCTCCACTAATTGCTCTAGGTTACGAGTCACAACTATTTGATAATGTGCTTGTTGCACCACACGATGTTTATATGGACAAAGTTGTTACTGAAGACGCTGTATACGAAGGCAAAGGAAGAGACTAA
- a CDS encoding formylmethanofuran--tetrahydromethanopterin N-formyltransferase, whose protein sequence is MTAIIDDTYAEAFKSLYVEFLITAKDRKWVDHAVNAATGNGSSSILCDCEAGMDRYVGPGGDESFVTPDGRPGAIVQLHVPRFRKDRVEALGKSALVRISQNVMTCPTASCFNLIDSEEYYHMGRKVAYFGNGYQKRIERYGRKMWWIPILGGEFVLDRRLGRADGLMGGNLWFFGKDTDSALEAAEKGCEAILPVDGVITTFPGGIAGSGSKAGSDYDFTIASTYEKFCPLLQDHPDVEAGLPEGVNSVMEIIMNGRDMDCIIEATQAAINASKETDGLMMISAGNYNGRLGKSFIYLDPSKQPKD, encoded by the coding sequence ATGACTGCCATTATCGATGATACTTACGCAGAAGCATTTAAAAGCTTATACGTAGAGTTCTTAATCACTGCAAAAGATCGCAAGTGGGTAGATCACGCAGTTAACGCGGCAACTGGAAACGGTTCAAGTTCTATTCTTTGTGATTGCGAGGCAGGCATGGATCGCTATGTAGGGCCAGGCGGAGACGAAAGTTTCGTCACTCCTGACGGTCGGCCAGGCGCGATTGTACAGTTACACGTACCTCGATTTCGCAAGGATCGTGTAGAAGCTTTGGGTAAATCAGCCTTAGTGCGCATCAGCCAAAACGTTATGACTTGTCCAACAGCCTCTTGCTTTAACTTGATTGATTCTGAAGAGTATTACCACATGGGCCGTAAAGTAGCTTATTTTGGTAATGGATATCAAAAACGCATTGAGCGCTATGGTCGTAAAATGTGGTGGATCCCAATTTTAGGTGGCGAGTTTGTACTTGATCGTCGACTTGGTCGTGCTGACGGCTTGATGGGTGGCAACCTTTGGTTCTTTGGTAAAGATACTGACTCGGCATTAGAAGCTGCCGAAAAAGGTTGCGAAGCAATTCTTCCGGTCGACGGCGTAATAACAACCTTCCCTGGTGGTATTGCAGGCAGTGGATCTAAAGCAGGTAGTGATTATGACTTCACCATTGCTAGTACATACGAGAAATTCTGCCCGTTATTACAAGATCACCCTGATGTTGAAGCTGGCTTACCTGAAGGTGTTAACTCCGTGATGGAAATCATCATGAATGGACGCGATATGGATTGCATTATCGAAGCAACACAAGCGGCGATCAATGCATCTAAAGAAACTGATGGTCTAATGATGATCTCAGCCGGCAACTACAATGGCCGACTAGGCAAAAGCTTTATATATTTAGATCCTAGCAAACAACCTAAAGACTAG